From a region of the Deltaproteobacteria bacterium genome:
- a CDS encoding helix-turn-helix domain-containing protein: MSLVVLSSQERRVLEELVVPAALTNEVRRAQALLWLDQGENPQTVADRVHVSRQTVYNWATRFKNRRGALDIPACLVDEKRSGRPGVYPPIIDPLIRAVLGREPLELGYQARQWTPTLLLHYLRDVHHLAVCRASVGLALKRLNQAA; the protein is encoded by the coding sequence ATGTCGCTCGTAGTGCTCAGCTCACAAGAGCGGAGGGTATTGGAGGAACTGGTCGTTCCCGCCGCTCTCACCAACGAAGTCCGTCGTGCCCAGGCGCTGCTGTGGCTGGACCAAGGAGAGAATCCACAAACCGTGGCCGACCGCGTGCACGTCAGCCGGCAAACGGTGTATAACTGGGCGACGCGGTTCAAAAATCGTCGCGGCGCGCTGGATATCCCCGCATGTCTGGTTGACGAGAAGCGCAGCGGTCGCCCGGGTGTCTATCCTCCTATCATCGATCCGTTGATTCGGGCCGTACTCGGGCGTGAGCCGTTAGAACTCGGCTACCAGGCTCGTCAATGGACCCCAACTCTTCTTTTGCATTATCTGCGCGACGTACACCACCTTGCGGTGTGTCGTGCCAGCGTTGGCTTGGCGCTCAAGCGCCTCAATCAAGCTGCTTAA